The Triticum urartu cultivar G1812 chromosome 6, Tu2.1, whole genome shotgun sequence genome includes the window GCTACACACGCGCGACGACTACCATGCAGTTGGCCAGGGCGCCGGGGCAACAGATGAAATTGCACATTTCACTATTAGAGAGTAGTATGAGGTGGTGCCACTAGTGAAAACTGCATGGCCTGGGCAATAAACGAAGTTGCACATCTCACTAGAAGGAGGTAGTTTTGGGGTGGAGGTACCATAGAGGAAAACTGCACGTTTACGGTGTACGAGAAAAGTTGTGCACCCCTGTCAGGTAGTTGCACATCAACGACTAGTCAGTTGCACAAAACGGGGACAAAAATGCATAAATTTTTTTCGTCGAAACATACCCATGCAGGATCTAGTTTCAAAGATCTCGTCGCAAAGAATCCAATAGTGAAGACGGATCTGAATTCGGACGCGCGGTTTGAAAAATATGACCTTTTAAAAATTCAGAAAGTTTAAATAAAAAAGCGTACACAATACTAGATGCAGATGCATGCACTGAAGAACCAGCAAACCCGCCCCTCTGGTGAGAAATAATGCCACGGGATGATTAAATAACAACGCGCTATTAATTTCCAAATCGAGACAAAAGGGACATAAAGTTTCAAAAAACGTGGGCCGCCCAGGAGCGCTAGCGGGCGCACAGCCGCCCGCTAGACGCGTCCCAAATGATTTCCATAAAAAACAAAATACAAATAATGTTGTGCACCCATGTTACTGTTCACATATTTTCACACGTTACTGTTCACAGATTTCCTTGGATGTTATTTCTCCATCAAATTTTGCAAGCACCTAAAACATTTGCTCATAATCACACTCACATAGTTTCagaatttttttgaaatgttTTGCTAAGGTTTTGATCGTGGGTGCACCAGGGGTGCAATGTGCGTGGTTGTAGACAGCCACACTCTAATCAACTGATGTACATGTATGTCTTCTCTGCGTCATCAATATGAACGAAGCCGAACTTATGAGTAGCTAGGACGACGCGAGGACGCAAGACTGAGCACGCACACTTGAGAATTTTCGCAGCTTAATGTAAACTTTACAATTGTAACATGCATGAACTAAGCCAAACTCATGAGCGGGACAAGCGCGAGGTCGTGAGCCATTTGAGCTGTGTTGGTGGGACGAGTGGTCGTGCAGTGTGGATGTGACACCCCAACCTACTACCACCATGGCAGCTCACTTACTATAGCTCTAAGTAACCCTCATCCGCCCGCCCGGCCCATGAATGCTGGCTAAATTTCATACTAATACAATCCAGGCATGAGCTGATCTATGTATTAAGACGCGGGGTTATTTGGTTGCTTATTTCTCGTTAGCGTCATTTGACTCTTTAATTTCCAACAATATCAATTGGTAAGAAGCACATGGAAGCAGAAGCAGCagcatatgaggagaagccactGGTTCACTGTCTGCCTCCTCAGGTGATATCTCATTGCTTTAGCATGCATGATTTCTCTAGCTAGTAATTTCCAATTAGAAGTTTACAACCATTTTGAATTTTCAACAATGCACCGAATATTCCCGTCAAGCAAGCGCCACCTCAACTGTCAATAGAATAGATTCTCAGATGGAGAGATGAACTTTGCTAGTACAAGGGGCGTAATCAAAATGAACGGTGTCCAAGTTGATGGTGTTTACTTTCTACACTTTCTACATAGCTAGCTAAGGACCATAAATAGTGTATCTTCcaatttatttattttgaaataacaGAACCACTTAGGTTAGTACATTAGGGGAAGCCAGGTTCGAAAACTGATGGTGTATAGCACATATGGCTCATTCTTGGGATATCATGCAACACCTGCCAAAGAGCTCAAGAAGAATTCATGTAATGTCTTTCTTTTTTTTAAGAAAAAAGGCCACAACCTGACTTAAATTAATAAAGCCACCAGGCAATCAAGTAGCACAGATCGAGATGTAGCAAGACAAACACGACAACACCAAAGAGGTTTTAACACAGCCACAACCGGCATCATGGCACGCAGGATGTCTTCCTTCACATATTAATAAATTTATATAAATACAATACAAGTAGCGCCTATACCTGCGGGCGTACGCTTTCATACATAAAAATATAAATTTAGATTAATTGACAAAAACAGAGACCCTGAGTcactcggcggcggcggcggctttgtCAAGGGTGTTACCGATGTCGATGACGAATCGATACCTCACGTCCGCCTTGGCAAGGCGCTCCATGGCCGTGTTCACGTACTCGACGTCAATCACCTCAATGTCCGCCGTCACGTCATGCTTGGCGGCGAGGTCGAGCATCTCCTGGGTGTCCCTCATGCCGCCGATGCAGCTCCCGGCCAGGGTCTTGTTCGCTGTACATTAAATCAGCCACACATACGTCAGTATGTGTACCAGTCAGTTACGCATATATATAGCTAGGTTTGTGAGGTTGAAGGACTTACTAGCAACCAGAGCAAAGGGGGGGATCTCCATAGGCTTCTCTGGGAGGCCAACCATGATCATCTTGCCGTTGGGTTTCAGTAGCCCCAAGAGAGGGGCCATGGGGATGTTTGCAGACACCGTGTTTATGATGCCATCCATGGTACTCATCGCAGCCTACAAAGACGACACATTTAAATTAACCTTGCCAGCACGCTAAACGCATAATTTAAGAGGCGACGCTATTTGTATAGCACGCAATTTTTTTCTTTGGTAGGCACATATGAACTCCTGTGTTGTTCTCCACCGGAGAGAGAAAGAACAATCTGTTAATGGTCATGCTTGGTTAAATTATGATTGCAACAATTCCGCATACCTTCATCTCCTCGGCATCCTTGCTGACAACGAACGCGTCGGCGCCTAGCCGTTCAAGGGCCTCCTGCTTCTTCCCCGGCGACGAGCTGATCACCGTCACCTTCATCCCGAAGGCCTTGCCGAACTTGACCGCGACATGGCCCAGCCCGCCCAAACCCAGCACGCCGAGGTGCATCCCGGGAACATTCAGACCGTGGTACTTCATGGGGCTGTACACGGTGATGCCGGCGCACAGCAGCGGCGCGCCCTTGTCCAGCGGTATGGTGTCTGGGAACCGGACCACGAACCGCTCGTGCACCACCACCATGCCGGAGTAGCCGCCATAGGTGATGGTGCCGTCGACATCGACCGTGTTGTAGGTGGGGATTATGCCCGGGCAGTGGTTCTCGAAGCCCTTGTTGCAGCTCTCGCAGGACTGGCATGAGTTCACCATGCACCCGACGCCCACACGGTCTCCGGTCTTGAACTTGGTCACATTCTTGCCGACCTCGGTGACCTCGCCGGCGATCTCGTGCCCAGGGATCATGGGGTACTTGGCATTCTTCCATTCGTTCTTGATGCTGTGTAGGTCAGAGTGGCAGATCCCGCAGTACAAAATCTTGATCACCACATCGTCGTCTCCAGTGCTCCTGAAGCAAGAATCATAAGAAACATGAACATCATAAAAAGAAATGCTATTACGTAGTACTACCTCTGTTCCAAAATATTTGAAGTTCTAGGTTGTCTGGCCAAGTTATAGGAAAAAATTCCAATAACCACAAAGTCAAATGCATGTAGTATGAAACTATATTTTATGCTGAACTAAATAAATCAAATTGGTTATGAAAATCTCTGTATATTTTTCTAGAGATTTGCCAAACTTAAAGAAGTTCAATTTAGACTGAACGTAGAAGTAAATGCTAGTGTGTAAACTAGGCTAATAAATCTCACTAGTAAATCATGGTTTTGTCTATCAACTCAATTCATTGCTCGGTGATGCAACTAGTCTCAGTTTTTTTATGTTTTATCAAAGAGGCTGATGTCTGGCTCTAGATAACTGAATCCATCAAGAACAAGGTTGGCAAAAAACACTCACCCTCACCCACATGATCAACAAGGTTCAAAAGCCAAACAATCAGTCATACATGCAAACGATCAATTTTTGTTTTGCTGATTTTTTTTGTCTAATCATACTACTGAATTTCATCATTCATACAAATGATTTTACTCGTTTGAGAAAATCACATAATTCTAGGAAAAATAGTGATTTTAGAAAATCATTTGTTCGGACTTGCCTATTAATTATTAATCTTTGCAAAAATAGAGAAATTAGAAAATAATTTGCAAAGCAAATGGTAGGACTGCACATCCTTACCATCCACCAACCACCTTATACAGCTCATAGCACACTAGCATGGCTACGATAACAACATAAAACTAGTAGCACCAACTACAAATTACATGAGTCTTTTATTCGCTATTGCAAACTATACTTCGTAATGGCACGTACGGTTTGCCCACATGTTGGTTGCATTACCTTATATGGATATATGTAAGTAATAAATATCAAATGATTTTCTATTACAAACTTGTCGCGGTATATTTGCATGATTGCATCAAATGAGCCTAAATAGCTAGGTATTCGCTATTTGCAAAAGATGTGATGATGATTAAATTGCATAGCTCATTCTCTAGCAAAAGTTCTACAAAAAACTAAATCCTCTTGTGATCAAGAAGTTTCAATCCAAATAAGctaataaaaaaatcaaaatcAAAATCGCCACGACCTCTTTGCCGGCCAGCCCGAGCATATCAAGTCCTACTAAAGTGCTAATCAATGAAGTCAAAAAATCAAAAGTTCTACAAAAAACTAAATCCTCTTGTGATCAAGAAGTTTCAATCCAAATAAGctaataaaaaaatcaaaatcAAAATCGCCACGACCTCTTTGCCGGCCAGCCCGAGCATATCAAGTCCTACTAAAGTGCTAATCAATGAAGTCACCTAAACAGGTGTGCCGTTGAGGTTTGCCCACATGAGCCACCTGATTCATACCACACATAGGAAGAGCAAAAGCCACAAGCACAGAAGCAGAGGAATTGTACTACAAgctaaggctggtcatagtggggagtaacttagactagtgtcttGCAtctgacactagtctaagttactaccttcataatgcaaagtaacatactAGTAGTATCATAGATGGTTTTATTAATTAGCTCATAGACTCATTTTGTCTTGGAAAGCGTTATGTTATaataacatattatgttaccacctctcattaattacttgccaAATAAGCAGAATTTTCTTgaagtgcgctatgttactagctaagttactcccactatgactagcctaataGTGACAACTGACAAGTAACTGAGAGTGACACATCACATGTATGTATGTGCCTTTTACAACTAACAGTGGCGTGGCCTAAAAATTCCAAAACATAAAAAGGCTGGTGTCTACGTTACGCTTGTACTGAACACATGATAATTCATACAATTTGTTACGGTTGTACCAGACACACGctaattcatagtacagtttgttACGGTTGTACTCTGGACAGATGATAATTCGTACTATTTGGAAATTAAGGCCGGATTTTAAATAAAAATTAACACAGAAAGCGACCTAATAACCACCCTGATAAATCCAAGGAAACAAAATCTCATGCCAATAATCCTAGATGCACGGAGCAACACGGGCATCTCAACGCTAATTAATCTCCACCCACCCTGATTTTTATGTGGTGGGTCCCGCCTCACTCCTAATCTCCAATCAAAACTGCCACCTAATTACAGTTCATTGATTTCGTAACAAGTCCGTGTGTGTAGCATTACTGTTCCCATGTCACAGAGACTATCCTGCGAATCTGCATGGGAACAAAGGAGAATATATATACGGGATAAAGCAGCTGTGCAAGCTTAAGGCCCATGTTAGCCGCACAAATTCTCTAAAATCATCGTCAGCTATGCGACAATTTAATAACGAGAATAAATTAAATTATTACACGGAGGAACCATGCATGGTGCATGCAACCAGAGGGCCGGGGCATGAGGGAAAAGCTAGCGAACACCAATGGGGTCGGACGGCGCCGCCGTGTCCGTCGGCGAGCCCGGCCATGCATAGACGTGTCTCGGGCGAACATAGCGACAGCAAAGATGTTGTCTCGAGATGCGGAGGCGTGCTAGCGGCACCGGCGGACCCCTAAGCACGAGAGAGCAACTGTGAACCGTTTTCGGGGTTGATAGGCTGTTAAGCAGAAAAGAGGCAGATGTCTGGCTTTAAATAACTGATTCCCTCACGAAGAAGGTTCACATCACCATTCACATACACTCACACGACAAGGGCCAATGCTCAAAACCGAAGAATCGGCCATGCATGTTAAAACTGCTGAATTTTATCATTCAGACAAATGATTTTACTCATTCAAGCAAATCACATACTTCAACCAATTATTACTCTTTTGAAAAATAAGGATTTTAGAGTTCTAGGACTGCAAATCTTAAAACCATCTATCAACCACCTTTTTCATCTGCAAAATGAGTGTAACTCAGATGGTTAGATTCCTTGTAATGGAACTAGCCCATCAGGGTTCAAACTCTAAATTTATCACCGATCCTCGtatttttctgaatttatttcaaGCTTTCCGGCGATATTCGTTTAGTGGAAGAAGACACCTCCATCACTATGAGGCGCCTTGATGACTTCGTTAATCTCAAGATATTGTGTCGGCTTAATATCTTGAAGGTGCTCGCATGGCTACGGTAACAACATATGAACATAAAACCACTAGCGCCATCGACGAATTGCACAAGTCTTTCTTTTCCAACTGCAAACTACTGCTACGTAATGGGCACGGTTTGACCACATGTTTGTGGTATTACTTTATATGGATATATGTAAGTGATAAAAAAAATAACAAATATTTTCTATGACAAACTTGTGGCGATACCTCTGCATGATTGGATCAAATGAGCCTAATGGCTAGGTATTCATTATTTGCGAAAAGATGTGATGATTGTCAAACTGTATAACTCATTTTCTAGCAAAAGTTCTAGGAAAAACTAAATCCTGTTGCGATCGAGAAGTTTCAATCCAAATAAGCTAATAACAAAAAATCAAAATCAAAATCGCCACAACCTCTTTGCCGGCCAGTCCGAGCATGTCAAGTCCTACTATTAATCAATCAATGAAGTCACTGAAACAGATGTGCCGTTGAGGTTTGCCCGCATGACCACACATAGGAAGAGCAAAAGCCACACATAAAGAGGCAGACGAATATTACACAAGCTTAACAGTGACAAGTAACTGAGAGTGAGACATCATATGTACTATGTGGCGTCGCGTAAAGATCCCAAAACGGGAAAAGGCTGAGGTCGACGTTACGGTTGTACTGGACACATGATAATCCATACTATTTGTTACAGTTCTATTGGACACATGATATTATATTCATACTATTTGCAAATTAAGGCTCTTTTTCATATAAAAAATAACACAGAAAGCAACCCAATAACCACCGTGTATAAATCCAGGGAAACAAATTCACATGGCACATAGACTATTCTGCGAATCTGCAACGGAACAAAGGAGTATATATATACGGGACAAAGCAGCCGTGCAAGCTTAAGGCCACTGTTAGCCGCACAAATTCTCTAAAATCATACTTCTTCTGTTCACAAATGTAAGATATTTTGAATATTTCAATATAGACTACATATGAAATGAAATAAATGAACAAACACactgaaatatatctatatacatGTGATTTAGAACGGAGGATTGTTCAGGACGAGAAAGTCCAGATCTGGTGGACCGCTAATCATCAGCTACGCGACAATTGAACAAGAATAAATTAAATTATTCCACGGAGGAACCATGCATGGTGCATGCAACCGAGGGCCGGGGCATATGACGGAAAAACTAGCGAACAGCAAACCGGATCGGACGGCGCCGCCGTGCCCGTCGGCGTGCCCGGCCACGCATAGGGGCGTCTCGGGCGAACGTAGCGACGGCAAAGACGCTGTGCGGAGGCGTGCTAGCGGCACCGGTCGGGCCACCGGCGGACCCCTGAGTACGAGAGAGCGTCTGGCTTGCGTTGCGTACGTACCTCCGGGTGATGGCGAGCGGTGTGAGATGGCCGGAGGCGTCGCGCGCCGCCAGACCCACCGCCTTCCTCGTGTGCTGCTCCGCCGCCGTGGGTGCCATCCTGACTGACGCGCTCGAGGTCCGGCCGGCCGGAGAATTAGTTCTTGAGTAACTTCAGTGGGTGGTACTGGTGGTGGTGCGTCTCTGTTGTGTTGTCGTGGCTGCAAAGGAGGTTCCATGGTTGCCTTTTATGCTACAAGGCCCGCACATCTCGGATGTGCCAAGTGCGTCATCGCTGAGAGTAGTCGGCCGAGGGAGAGAGAGGGTATGGATGGTTCTCGTGAGCGCGGCGTGGGTGCGAACAGTGTCACTGTCCCGTCGCTGTGCATGCCGAGAGGAAACGAAAGGCTTCCTCTCGGGCCACACACTCGTGCTCCACGGGGTCTCGACTTGTACGACGATGCCATTGCCAGACTTTTCTTCCCCTCTCCATCTCCACCTCGAGGGGGTGAGAACAAAACAAGACCGCGACGTTTTCGTTTTTCCTTTGCTTTTCAGAAACATATCAGTCAGTATGGACGTAAACGATCACGTATAACACTGACGTCACACCTACTTGAACGTGTGCTCATATGCTCTACATGTACGGGTACTTTCGATAGACCAAACAGACATGTCTTCAGACTGATGAGGTCTTGCAAAGTCTAGAACATGAGACAAAGATGTGCAATTTCCATCACAAGAAATCTAAGCAACCGACTTAAGCTCAATTCATTGTTATCGTGTCCTTTTAACTACCAGAGCGAAAATATCCTCGAATCAAAATAAGACTGTTGTGATTCCTAAAACATAATACTGTATATCAATCCCAAACAGAAATAAGGATTGTACCAAAGTACATTCTTCACATGTTTTGTGTTCGGGCTAGGCTCAGACTTGGGATTTTAAGATCAGGCTGTCAAGCCTGACTCAAAACTCAACTCGGCCCAACGTATGATCAGGTTTAACGGGCCACCCCTATGGAAACCTTCCGAACTCTCCCGCACTAACTAAATAATGGAAGTCACTAGTTAATGGCGCTTCTTCGAAAGCCTCACAACGATCAGCTtcacttggcgcgctctcagctATTCGCCATGTGTCGTGCTCTGGGCGCTCCTTcggattttgtttttttatttttccgcacgcGATTTCGGTTATTTAAATGGTTTTTTCGACGTTTTAGTTTTCCACtggtcttccttagcttttcgaGCAAAACATTTTTTTGGGAAATTGTTTTTTTGCGTGAAAAAATGcgttttttcctttcgcgagagtcacggttttccTTCCGCGAaaggcacggttttgctttcgcgggagtcacggccgtgcctctcggaaacgaaaaaacgcgttttctatttttttcctttcgcgagagtcgCGGTTTTGCTTCccgtgagaggcacggttgtgctttcccgagagtcacggtcgtgcctctcagaaatgaaaaaaatgcgttttttgtttttgtcctttcgcaagagtcacggttttgcttccgcgagaggcacgggtgtgctttcgcgagagtcacggccgtgcctctcggaaacgaaaaaacgcgttttctgttttttcctttcgcgagagtcacggttttgcttctgcgagaggcacgggtgtgcttttgtgagagtcacggccgtgcctcctcgaaaacaaaaaaatgagttttctcttcttcttttttcctttcttgagagtcacggttttgctttcgcgaaaGGCACGGTTGTATTTCATGAGAGGCACGGGCATGCCTATTTTGGAAAGGGAGAAAACCCGTCCTCCTGGTTTGGTTTTTTAGTCCGGTTTTTCGGCcggtttttttcgtgaaaaaaagttcgtcaaaacctatcaacatgggatctagttttgaagatcttgACGCGATGAATACAATGGTGAAAGCGGTttgagatttggacgcacggtttgaGAGATGAAACGTTTTGAATAAAGGGATCTACGAAAAAAGGAAAAACTCTCGGGATGCGACAAGTGGCACGCTGCATGTGCGCCATTTGTCGCAACCTGACGAATTGAAGTgatctttgcaacgagtactcctcAACTAGTGATTTCACTAAATAATATTAATCCCCTAAATTTTGTTGTGGTCTTCCTTCTGCTCCGATCGCATGCTGCCACTTTATCATGTAGGTTTAATTCTTTTGCTAAAAAATGCAGGTTTAGTTCTGAAAGAAAACGTCTATAAATGTAGCAAAACTCTAGTGTATGATAAGACTATCTGAAGGGGAGGAACGTTTTGGCTATGGGGTCCAGATGATCTCCCTAGCCTAGACATCCATTTGTTCCTCTCTATCCGTTCTAAAAGCAATTTTCGCTCATATAGAGTTGTCTGGAAAAGGGTTGTAGCACCCTGGGCGTATAGATCTGTATGGTAAACTGGCATTTCAGAGGATGGAAACTTTGCGCTAAGGGGAGGAACGTTTTGGCTATGGGTTTGTCGTGGTATTTTTCTGACGGAATTCATGATGCGGTCGCGGAGGTGCGAGTGATGCGGATGGTGTACGCAAGGAGAGActtacctaggttcaggccctaGGGTTGAGGTACTATTGTGATTTATGCTTAATTGGATTGATTGCTCTAGCTTCGTGTGATAACTAGCTAGCGCTTGTGTTGTGTACGAGGCGTATACCGAGAGGTATTATGGTTTAGGACTTTAGGTTATGAGGAGATTATCAAGTACGTACTGGTCAGGTGTCCCTGCCCGTCCTTATATACAAGGTCAATGGTAGGGTGACATCATGCAAGTCGGTTGGGAGTTGTCCTAGCTAAGGAAACTATTCTACTCTTGTAGTAGAAGATTTCTTGTCTTGTGCGTCAATGCGATGATGCGCCCTGTATTGTACGTGGACTATGAGTCATGGGCGTGTGCCACCCCGTGGCTACCGATCCTCCATGATCCTGCGTGACTATACCCTGGGGGCATGGTATCGTCGGTAGCCCCTGAGTCCTTCATGATTTGGCTGTTGGCTTCACACTTCTTTCCTGGTTGGTtctactattaaccatgctcttagtcaTCGCCACCACCCCAACTAATTGTCGTGGCGTGGTGTTATTGGACGTATACGGGAGGACCAATAGTGTCGCCGCGATGATAATCCAAAGGGAGGTCCCATATGAAGCATGGGCGTGACGTGGTGCTACAACCGGCTAGCGGTGGTTGCCGCCGTGGACCTTGCAGTAGGGATGTGGACAGGATCGCCGATCTGGGAAAGCGGATTAGGAGGgtcccccccccccacacacacacacatcggGCTCATTCCTTTCTAGGAATCAACCCAATGATTTGTCTTGGAGGGAAAGAGATATTTCATTTCGTCAAATAGGGTTTACACAGGGTTTTCCCAAGAGCTGGCAAAAGCTGGCGATACAAAAGGACTATCAACTCTATAATTTTTGCCAACTCCATATTAATTGACATAGTTATGGTGCACGACGCATAGCAGGGATAGCCGGTGAGGTCTCGGTTGGATTTGTGCATCATCCGTGTGTGTCCCCGTAGGGGGTGGTTGTAAGGCAAAGAAAAATTGTTTCTAGTATATAGAAATCGAAGAGGGAGCTCTCCTTTTCAAAACCAAAAAAAAGATATGGTGCACGACACAAAGAAGTCATTATCTCATTTTCTTATGTTATCATGTTGCAGGTTCTTCTCTTGCAGTGAAGTCATCCTCTTTCTTGCATTCTGATATTATATCTGTAATTCAAATACTCCCTCTCATCCAAATTAATCGACGCTGCTTTAGTACAACTTAAAGCTGCGTAAATTAATATAAAATTGTACTAAAACAACGtcaattaatatggatcggagggagtatgtGAATTGGGTAGGAAGTGCTGGATGAAATTAGTAGGGACATTTTTTCAATACATTGAGTTCTGAATTCACGATCTGTGCACAGAAAATGCTTGGTGAACTGCCAGTGAGAACTTCAGAGGAAACTGTTGGGTTTGTAGGCTTTCATCATTTGACACAGCATGCATGTTAAGGTGCGTCTCTCTTGTATTGTCGCGCCGATAGGACATAGGAGGAGGTTCGTTGGCCGCCTTTTATACAGCTGGAAGTGCCAAGTGCGTCATCGCTGAGCCGGTCGGGGGAGAGGTATGGATGGATGTGGTGAGCGCGACGTGGGTGTGAATAGTGCCGCTGTCCCGTGGGTGTGCATGCCGAGAGGAAACAAAATACTTCCTCTCTGcctccacacttgtgcttcacgGGGTCTCCACATGTGCTACCATGCCATTGCGAGACTTTTCTTCCCCTCTCCATCCCGAGGGGTGACAACAAAACAAGAGTGCGATGTTTTCGTTTTTGTTTTTCCATTTTCCTTTTGAACCCCTCACAATTGTCAGCTTGGGAGGACCTAGGCGAACAATCCGTTCTACTCGAGAAGAGCCAGAAAAGAGATCCTCCCTGTCTCAACCGTTCATTTGGTTGGAGATTCGCATGCATGCATACTTGTCTTCTTTGTCT containing:
- the LOC125515208 gene encoding probable cinnamyl alcohol dehydrogenase 5, whose amino-acid sequence is MAPTAAEQHTRKAVGLAARDASGHLTPLAITRRSTGDDDVVIKILYCGICHSDLHSIKNEWKNAKYPMIPGHEIAGEVTEVGKNVTKFKTGDRVGVGCMVNSCQSCESCNKGFENHCPGIIPTYNTVDVDGTITYGGYSGMVVVHERFVVRFPDTIPLDKGAPLLCAGITVYSPMKYHGLNVPGMHLGVLGLGGLGHVAVKFGKAFGMKVTVISSSPGKKQEALERLGADAFVVSKDAEEMKAAMSTMDGIINTVSANIPMAPLLGLLKPNGKMIMVGLPEKPMEIPPFALVATNKTLAGSCIGGMRDTQEMLDLAAKHDVTADIEVIDVEYVNTAMERLAKADVRYRFVIDIGNTLDKAAAAAE